A single genomic interval of Macadamia integrifolia cultivar HAES 741 chromosome 6, SCU_Mint_v3, whole genome shotgun sequence harbors:
- the LOC122080691 gene encoding F-box/FBD/LRR-repeat protein At1g13570-like, giving the protein MEMDSCSTLDMLNNLPESILENIFSRLPTRDMVRTSVLSTKWRHKWISVPHLFFNDECIPVSNGSVGHDKLVKIINHALLLHRDPILTFKISSSWLQTCSEIDSWILYLSLNSSTLTEFKLKISKSVRHSVLPCLFSFRKLIHLTLVGCIIVTPMRIEGFSCLTSLVFQKVTLSSATLKCLVSACRQLERLTLIDMDGPTYIELSNPKLKYLQISGRFIGMCLKDLRHLVYASFSVTTAALLGQRRNCNFSNILGSLVSIEKLVMGGWFMQYLVVGDVGTRLPSTYDHLKSLSFPLNVEDMKEILVAICLLNSSPNLQELEILFWHKRGNGIVTIMDVLEAEDQLECTFNKLRIVNISTLFGMEIELVLVKFILANSPVLETMNISSAKNGIEVVTFLKVLLQFKRASPQAKIVYLDPET; this is encoded by the exons ATGGAAATGGATTCATGTTCAACTCTAGACATGTTGAATAATCTGCCAGAAAGTATACTAGAAAACATCTTTTCACGTTTGCCGACGAGGGATATGGTGAGAACCAGTGTCCTATCAACTAAGTGGAGACACAAATGGATTTCAGTTCCACATCTCTTCTTCAATGATGAATGTATACCAGTTTCTAATGGTTCAGTTGGTCATGATAAACTTGTGAAAATTATCAATCATGCTCTTCTACTTCATAGAGATCCAATTCTAACATTCAAAATCTCTAGTTCATGGTTGCAAACCTGCTCAGAGATAGATAGTTGGATTCTTTACCTCTCATTAAATTCTTCAACTTTGACCGAATTTAAACTTAAGATTTCTAAATCTGTGCGTCATAGTGTTCTTCCATGTTTATTCTCATTTAGAAAACTGATTCATCTGACCCTAGTTGGTTGTATAATTGTAACTCCTATGAGGATTGAAGGCTTTAGTTGTCTCACAAGTCTGGTTTTTCAGAAAGTTACACTCTCTAGTGCAACATTGAAATGTTTGGTTTCTGCCTGTCGTCAGCTAGAAAGGTTGACATTGATTGATATGGATGGTCCTACTTATATTGAACTTAGCAATCCAAAACTCAAGTACTTGCAAATCTCTGGAAGATTTATTGGTATGTGCCTTAAAGATTTAAGACATTTAGTTTATGCAAGCTTTAGTGTGACAACTGCGGCTCTTCTTGGCCAACGGAGAAACTGCAATTTTAGCAACATTCTTGGCTCTCTAGTCAGTATTGAAAAGCTTGTCATGGGAGGCTGGTTTATGCAG TACTTGGTTGTTGGTGATGTGGGGACTAGGCTTCCATCTACTTATGATCATTTGAAGAGCCTTTCCTTCCCATTAAACGTGGAGGATATGAAAGAGATTTTAGTTGCTATATGTTTACTTAATAGCTCCCCTAATTTGCAAGAGCTTGAAATCTTG TTTTGGCATAAAAGGGGCAATGGGATTGTTACCATCATGGATGTGCTAGAAGCAGAGGATCAATTGGAGTGTACATTCAACAAACTCCGGATTGTTAATATTTCTACACTCTTTGGCATGGAAATTGAATTGGTACTCGTTAAATTTATCCTTGCCAATTCTCCAGTACTTGAGACAATGAATATCAGTTCTGCAAAAAACGGCATTGAAGTAGTGACTTTTTTGAAAGTGTTGCTTCAATTCAAAAGAGCTTCACCACAAGCAAAAATTGTGTACTTGGATCCTGAAACCTGA